CTTCCCGTTCTTCCGCACGCCGATGAACATCATGCTGGAGGTGATCCAGCGCTCTCCCCTGGCGCCGCTGTCCGCCCAGGCCCGCGAAGACTTCATGGCCGGCGGCGCGCGGCGCGATCTGGCGATTGCCAAGTTCACCCTGGGCAGCCTCGCCATGGCGGCGGCTTCCAGCTACGCCCTGGATGGCCGGATCACCGGCAGTGGCCCGAGCCGGCCCGAACTGCGGCAGGCGCTGGAGCGGCAGGGCTGGCAGCCCTACAGCTTCGTGTTCAACGCCGGGGAGCTGACGCCCGAGTCCATCGCCCAGCTTTCCAAGGTCGGCGCGGTGAAGGTCACGCCCGAGAAAGTCTATGTCTCCTACGAGCGGTTCGACCCGCTGTCGCCGCTGCTGGCGATGGCCGCCGACATGACCGGCCACGCCCTGACCGCGGAAGACGGCGCGGGGCTGGACGAGCTGGCAGCCGGCGCGGCCCTGGCCTTCTACGGCTACATGGGTGACCAGCCGTTCTTCACCGGCTTCGCCAAGATCGCCCGCGTGTTCCAGAGCATGTACGACGAGCCGGAGGAGCGCTTCGGCGCGCTGATGCAGGGACTGACGGACACCTACGGGGGCGTGCTCCTCGACGGCATGCTGCCCTACAGCTCCCTGCGCGGCACCATCGAGCGGTACGTGAACCCCGACGCCTCCAACACGATGGTGGAGGACTTCGACCCGCAGCTCTCGCCAGCGGTGCGGGGCTGGTACCAGGCGCTCCAACGGTTCAAGGCCCGCACGCCCGGCCTGTCCGACGATCTGGAGCCGTCTCTCGACCTGTTCGGACGGGTGCGTGACCAGGGCGACGGCCAGCTGTGGGAGATGGTGCTCCCGCTGAAGATCAGCCGGGGCAAGCCGGCGCCGGCGGATCAGGTGCTGATCGACGCCGGGATGCCGCTGAAGATGCCGCCGCGGAAGATGGACGGCGTGGCCCTGTCGGCGCACCAGTACAACCGATTCGTCCACCTCATGAACACCCTGCCGGCCATCGACGGGCGGACCTTCCCGGATTACGTGGCGTGGCTGGGCGACCAGCCGGAATACCAGGGCCTGCCCCGCGGCGAGGGCGGCGCGGAGTTCGGGTTCACCGGGAAGCAGGGCGTGCTGGCGAAGGTCTTCACCACCTACAAGCAGGCCGCCAAGCAGGTGCTGATGCAGGAGGAGCCGGACCTCAAGGCCACGATCCAGGCGAAGGAGCGCGAGCGGGCGCTCTATGGGCGGTGATGTAATGAAGCACGCCTAACCCACCGACGGCCACTCTCCGGGGCGGCCGTTGTCATTTGTGCAGGGGGCGCATCTAGGAATGCCGCCGCTTCAATTGTGATAGGCTGAATCATTCCATGATTTGAACGGCAAAGCGATCTCTATCAAGAACGGATTTCTTGATTCGGACATGCGTATAATCTTGGCTGCCCCTGACCCATTCTGTGATTGAGCCAACCACAGAAGTAGCTGTTCGCGCGCCGAAAATGATCGAAGAAACACATTTGGGATCAAATGAAAATAGGTGGATATCACATTCCGCCCCCTTAATAACTTTGTCAGCATCGCAAAGTGGAGCCATTACTCTAAGTTCTTTTTCGTAACCCCATTCAACACTCTTCGTAAGAAGAAGAATGGAAACGTCAATATCGATGAAATTTCTTCTTGGTCGCTCTTTTGAATAGTTTACTTCACGAAGGTGGTAGCATTCGTCATTCTCCGATCTTTTTCTATTAAAGAAGTGAGATAGTCCATCGAATTCGATTACCATTCCCTGATGATTTCCCGCATAATGTGCCCACATCAAAAGA
The window above is part of the Azospirillum sp. TSH58 genome. Proteins encoded here:
- a CDS encoding DUF2971 domain-containing protein, with protein sequence MKLYKYVTADRIDVIQNRMIRFTPPFALNDPFEMQPIIGGLADDDFLEREFEENYETTIRRLYESEPIFSLVMPFDAFRLLAMQRKHVTLNGVKAMAKHVTPILNERVQELNQHIGVLSLTTEPENLLMWAHYAGNHQGMVIEFDGLSHFFNRKRSENDECYHLREVNYSKERPRRNFIDIDVSILLLTKSVEWGYEKELRVMAPLCDADKVIKGAECDIHLFSFDPKCVSSIIFGARTATSVVGSITEWVRGSQDYTHVRIKKSVLDRDRFAVQIME